Proteins encoded in a region of the Bacteroidia bacterium genome:
- a CDS encoding DUF4295 domain-containing protein, with amino-acid sequence MAKKVVATLKDKSKQAALTKVIRAIKNDKSGAYSFKEDIVPSDQVADLIAGKLDR; translated from the coding sequence ATGGCAAAGAAAGTAGTTGCAACCCTGAAAGATAAATCCAAGCAGGCCGCTTTGACCAAAGTGATTCGCGCCATCAAGAATGATAAATCCGGTGCGTATTCCTTCAAGGAAGACATCGTTCCCTCTGATCAGGTGGCGGATTTGATTGCTGGTAAACTGGATCGTTAA
- the rpmG gene encoding 50S ribosomal protein L33 produces MAKSKGNRIQVILECTEHKESGQPGTSRYITTKNRKNTPERIELKKYNPILRKVTVHKEIK; encoded by the coding sequence ATGGCAAAGAGTAAAGGCAATCGCATCCAGGTGATTCTCGAGTGTACCGAGCATAAAGAGTCCGGCCAGCCCGGCACTTCCCGTTATATCACCACAAAAAACAGAAAAAACACTCCGGAAAGGATTGAATTGAAAAAATACAATCCTATCCTGAGAAAAGTAACGGTTCATAAAGAAATTAAATAA
- a CDS encoding Mur ligase domain-containing protein, producing the protein MKAFLGNLAYVCIDKLRMRIHLIAIGGSAMHNLALALHQMGHQVTGSDDEIFEPSRSRLEKAGILPASFGWFPEKITPDIDIVIVGMHAREDNPELLRTAELKIKAVSYPQFIYEHSVNKHRIVICGSHGKTTITSMIMHAMRAAGRKFDYLVGAQVEGFDTMVRLSEDAPTIIVEGDEYLAAPIQKVPKFLVYQPHLVVLSGIAWDHINVFPTEAQYVDQFALLLRNLDKAGMVIYNEEDPAVRNLVRRNTRPELHYLYPYTTPPMRKKGLAYEVKIEGHKANLPLIGRHNYSNLSAAWQVMKLLAMDAPSFLHHMANFRGAAYRLQKVYEDENTVVIKDFAHSPSKVKASVAAVAEFYDKKNVIACLELHTFSSLNKEFLRQYRKTLKLIRKKIVFVNEHTLKMKNMLPITREEIIQAFEDKDIQFVTTKEELIKTLGVLKGIRNVFLMMSSGNFGNLDLMQIGQKNGGKSKS; encoded by the coding sequence ATGAAAGCATTTCTGGGAAATTTAGCCTATGTTTGCATAGACAAACTGAGAATGCGAATTCATCTGATTGCCATAGGGGGAAGTGCCATGCATAATCTGGCGCTTGCATTGCATCAAATGGGCCACCAGGTGACCGGCTCGGATGATGAGATATTCGAGCCTTCCCGGAGTCGTCTGGAAAAGGCTGGTATTCTTCCGGCATCCTTTGGGTGGTTTCCGGAAAAAATTACCCCGGATATTGACATCGTTATTGTGGGGATGCATGCCCGGGAGGATAATCCGGAATTACTTCGGACTGCCGAGTTGAAAATAAAGGCTGTCTCCTACCCACAGTTTATATACGAGCATTCGGTAAATAAACACCGGATTGTGATTTGTGGCAGTCATGGCAAAACAACCATTACCTCCATGATTATGCATGCCATGCGGGCTGCCGGGCGCAAATTCGATTATCTTGTAGGGGCTCAGGTGGAAGGTTTTGATACCATGGTGCGTCTTTCCGAAGATGCCCCCACCATTATTGTGGAAGGGGATGAATATCTGGCTGCGCCCATTCAGAAGGTGCCGAAATTCCTGGTCTATCAGCCACATCTGGTGGTGCTGAGCGGAATCGCCTGGGATCATATTAATGTATTTCCCACAGAGGCTCAGTATGTAGATCAGTTTGCCTTGTTGTTGCGCAATCTGGATAAAGCGGGAATGGTGATTTACAACGAGGAAGATCCTGCCGTGCGGAATCTGGTCCGCCGCAATACCCGGCCCGAGTTACATTACCTGTATCCCTACACTACGCCACCCATGCGGAAAAAAGGCCTGGCATACGAGGTGAAAATCGAGGGCCACAAGGCAAACCTTCCCCTGATTGGGCGACATAACTACTCCAATCTCTCTGCAGCCTGGCAGGTGATGAAACTCCTGGCCATGGATGCTCCTTCTTTTTTACACCACATGGCCAATTTCCGTGGGGCCGCTTACCGCCTGCAAAAGGTGTATGAAGATGAAAATACAGTGGTGATCAAGGACTTTGCCCACTCTCCGAGTAAGGTGAAAGCCTCGGTTGCTGCAGTGGCGGAGTTTTACGACAAGAAAAATGTGATTGCCTGCCTGGAGTTGCATACTTTCAGCAGTCTGAACAAGGAATTCCTGCGCCAGTATCGCAAAACCCTGAAGCTGATTCGGAAAAAAATCGTTTTTGTGAACGAGCATACCCTCAAAATGAAAAACATGCTGCCCATTACCCGGGAAGAAATTATTCAGGCTTTTGAGGACAAGGACATTCAGTTTGTGACCACAAAAGAGGAGTTAATCAAGACCCTGGGCGTGCTCAAAGGCATACGGAATGTGTTTTTGATGATGTCATCGGGTAATTTTGGGAATCTGGATCTGATGCAGATTGGACAAAAAAACGGGGGGAAATCAAAATCCTGA
- a CDS encoding tetratricopeptide repeat protein, whose translation MKKASDRNPATATTRNAPYSIWQHTWFQMLLLAAITFFTWQGALKNGLTNWDDDGYLTKNELLSLPFPSAKAHFSEFVMGNYHPLTTLSLHADSLWGKDRVYSWHLTSLVLHILNSLMMFLFLRQAPGGIRPFAFLFAALFALHPLKVESVAWVSERKDVLYSFFFLSALWVQSLWLNKRISINLYAGLVVPLFLLSALSKGMAVTLGPLMILNIWLWGKISDRKEWVVPGIIFLLSLGVGVVAILAQQSSDSIKGMDQAALFLRPVYALFALAAYTGKTILPIRLSCFYPYPPPSDWLLWLGAGLTLAGLLLVWIRRKNLPAPAWWGLLFFLISLAPVLQLLPVGEALYADRYMYLALTGLVVFGVFLIPEKWRSAQTITLAGLVLAGGFAYATATRIPVWKDSLTLWNNMISVYPTGYFVAYNNRAITLHDQKRYAEALTDFDQALKMYPQYQEALYNRGTSLAAMGNAEAAVRDFTASLQLKPDFYLAWYNRGNSYATMGKLEEAEADYREAVRLKPDYAEAWTNLGNIYGMTRQPEKANTAFTRAIELDARNAQAFNNRALSRVALGDTAGARQDFSSAIRLHEERGDAQAAEETRKNRALMLPGN comes from the coding sequence ATGAAAAAAGCTTCTGACCGGAATCCTGCTACAGCCACCACCCGGAATGCACCATACTCCATCTGGCAACACACCTGGTTTCAAATGCTCCTGCTCGCTGCCATTACTTTTTTCACCTGGCAGGGCGCACTGAAGAACGGACTCACCAACTGGGACGATGACGGCTACCTTACCAAAAACGAATTGCTTTCTCTCCCCTTTCCTTCGGCCAAAGCGCATTTTTCTGAATTTGTCATGGGGAACTACCACCCCCTGACTACCCTGAGCCTGCATGCCGATTCATTGTGGGGAAAAGACCGGGTCTATTCCTGGCATCTCACCAGTCTGGTGCTGCATATACTGAATTCCCTGATGATGTTCCTTTTTCTCCGGCAGGCTCCGGGCGGAATCAGGCCTTTTGCGTTTCTTTTCGCTGCCCTGTTTGCCCTTCACCCCCTGAAAGTGGAAAGTGTGGCCTGGGTGAGTGAGCGTAAAGATGTGCTGTACAGCTTTTTCTTCCTGTCCGCCCTATGGGTGCAGAGCCTGTGGCTGAATAAACGGATATCCATCAACCTGTATGCTGGTTTGGTTGTGCCCCTTTTCCTGCTTTCCGCCTTATCCAAAGGAATGGCCGTAACCCTTGGCCCCCTGATGATTCTGAACATCTGGTTATGGGGAAAAATAAGTGACCGAAAAGAATGGGTGGTTCCGGGAATCATTTTTCTCCTCTCGCTCGGAGTTGGTGTCGTGGCGATTCTTGCCCAGCAGTCCTCCGATTCCATTAAAGGAATGGATCAGGCCGCCCTTTTCCTCCGGCCGGTCTATGCCCTCTTTGCCCTGGCTGCCTATACGGGCAAAACCATTTTACCCATCCGGCTTTCCTGCTTTTACCCCTACCCTCCCCCGTCAGACTGGTTACTGTGGCTGGGTGCCGGGCTAACCCTTGCTGGATTATTGCTGGTTTGGATCCGGAGAAAAAACCTGCCTGCTCCTGCCTGGTGGGGCTTGTTGTTTTTCCTCATTTCCCTGGCTCCGGTACTGCAACTGCTGCCTGTAGGAGAAGCGCTGTATGCCGACCGATATATGTACCTGGCCTTGACCGGGCTGGTGGTTTTTGGGGTGTTTCTGATTCCGGAAAAATGGAGATCAGCCCAAACGATTACCCTTGCCGGACTGGTGCTGGCCGGAGGTTTTGCTTATGCCACCGCCACACGCATACCGGTCTGGAAGGACAGTCTGACCCTGTGGAATAATATGATTTCCGTGTACCCTACCGGGTATTTTGTGGCCTATAACAACCGGGCCATTACCCTGCACGATCAGAAGCGGTATGCGGAGGCTTTAACCGATTTTGATCAGGCCCTGAAAATGTATCCTCAGTACCAGGAGGCTCTGTATAACCGGGGAACCTCCCTGGCAGCCATGGGAAATGCCGAAGCAGCGGTGCGGGATTTCACAGCAAGCCTGCAGCTGAAACCTGATTTTTACCTGGCCTGGTACAACCGGGGAAACTCCTATGCCACAATGGGCAAACTGGAGGAGGCCGAAGCAGATTACCGGGAGGCGGTGCGGCTCAAACCTGATTATGCCGAAGCCTGGACCAATCTGGGGAATATTTACGGAATGACCCGCCAGCCCGAGAAGGCCAATACTGCATTTACCCGGGCTATTGAACTGGATGCACGGAATGCGCAGGCCTTCAACAACCGGGCACTGTCCAGAGTAGCACTGGGCGATACCGCCGGGGCGAGACAGGATTTTTCAAGTGCCATCCGCCTGCACGAGGAAAGAGGAGATGCACAGGCGGCAGAGGAGACCCGAAAAAACCGGGCGTTAATGCTACCCGGTAATTAA
- a CDS encoding MBL fold metallo-hydrolase yields the protein MKLHSIETGRFKLDGGAMFGVVPKLLWNKTNPADENNRIDMAARCLLIEADQHLILIDNGIGNKYDAKFASNYAIDQDTTLQKSLNTLGYSTDDITDMVLTHLHFDHCGGSTQWKEPGVKAEPVFRNARYHVQKSHLHWAQNPNPREKASFLKDNIEPLTASGQLNLLEGESQLFPFLKLRVVNGHTEAQQLPQITYKGREILFAADLFPTTGHLPLPYVMGYDVRPLLTLEERAVFLHQAVAEGLVIFYEHDPVNELSTVIQNERGAFGPGDIFKLSDL from the coding sequence ATGAAACTTCACAGCATCGAAACAGGCAGATTCAAACTGGACGGAGGCGCCATGTTTGGCGTGGTGCCCAAACTCCTCTGGAACAAAACCAATCCGGCCGACGAAAACAACCGGATTGATATGGCCGCCCGCTGCCTGCTGATTGAAGCCGACCAGCACCTGATACTCATTGACAATGGAATCGGCAATAAATACGATGCAAAATTTGCCTCCAATTATGCAATAGACCAGGATACCACCCTTCAAAAATCCCTGAATACCCTTGGGTATTCCACTGATGACATTACCGACATGGTGCTCACGCATCTCCATTTTGATCATTGCGGGGGTTCCACCCAATGGAAAGAACCGGGGGTTAAGGCAGAACCGGTTTTCCGAAATGCCCGATACCATGTCCAAAAAAGTCACCTGCACTGGGCCCAAAATCCCAACCCAAGAGAAAAAGCATCTTTCCTGAAAGACAATATCGAACCGCTGACAGCCTCCGGGCAACTCAACCTGCTGGAGGGCGAATCCCAGTTGTTTCCTTTTTTGAAATTGAGGGTGGTCAACGGGCATACAGAAGCCCAGCAATTACCCCAGATTACCTATAAAGGCAGGGAAATCCTTTTTGCAGCCGACCTGTTTCCAACCACCGGCCACCTGCCCCTTCCCTATGTGATGGGTTATGATGTGCGGCCCCTCCTGACTTTGGAAGAAAGAGCAGTGTTCCTGCACCAGGCAGTGGCAGAAGGATTGGTTATTTTCTATGAGCACGATCCGGTGAATGAACTTTCCACTGTCATTCAGAATGAAAGAGGTGCATTTGGGCCGGGTGACATTTTCAAACTGTCCGACTTGTAG
- a CDS encoding T9SS type A sorting domain-containing protein: MKKVLSFLTLAVMLGVRVMAQTSGGPDTYGYVWRNSNDPNGPAYNWVEIAGLPNTVTVTGLADDNVVGPFAIGFNFPYYWLDATQVWIGSNGYIGFSSIANIASTSIGFPGIPTAFPINQNHFLAPMMCDLNFADSVGQVAPGNPGRVYLYTSAAQDSFVITYESVPFYSNSAYAGTNTFQVILSKADSSITFQYKAQNGVWDDGYDGVTNPLVVGIENVTGQIGLQVSNNTYPTPNTAVKFYYPATVTYQVTDVQADANFNSENGGIFAALNSPMTPMTIVKNVGNQAISGTVQCTTSVFPAGSLTPVTGSTLNTTYTAGLAVGQEVQVSQSSTYTPTATGSFFLRGQLSLTGDATTGNNRAETEMNVVDLAQASVKLSYDRFVDTFDQTLHSISGFGSGNGIGIYFEPPLYGSQIDSVEMFVITTSVPSDFTINMYKNDGAPGAGTNLGTVTIAAANLPANAVVRVPVPVTPAIQLNAGEGVYVSFVQGGDSTYLVTDLQPPFSYRSYEVLFGNWASHRSRSTEDPVIRLITSSYRVSNDAQVNGNVSGLGQNYPNPAANTTRIEFELATGGNAEFSVSNIHGQVVETRSLESLNSGTHSLDLDLTNYASGIYFYTLKSGNGKMTRKMTVAH, from the coding sequence ATGAAAAAAGTTTTATCCTTCCTCACTCTTGCAGTTATGCTTGGGGTACGGGTAATGGCACAAACCAGCGGTGGTCCGGATACCTACGGCTATGTCTGGAGAAACAGCAATGACCCCAACGGCCCAGCGTACAATTGGGTTGAAATTGCCGGCTTGCCCAACACCGTTACTGTTACCGGCCTTGCCGATGACAATGTAGTGGGTCCTTTTGCAATTGGCTTTAATTTCCCTTACTACTGGCTGGACGCCACTCAGGTATGGATTGGTTCCAATGGCTATATTGGCTTTTCTTCCATCGCCAATATCGCTTCCACCTCCATCGGTTTCCCCGGTATTCCCACCGCTTTCCCCATTAATCAGAATCACTTCCTCGCTCCGATGATGTGTGACCTGAACTTTGCAGATTCAGTTGGCCAGGTAGCTCCCGGTAATCCCGGTCGTGTGTACCTGTACACCAGTGCTGCACAGGATAGCTTTGTCATCACTTACGAAAGTGTTCCTTTCTATTCCAATTCTGCTTACGCAGGAACCAATACCTTCCAGGTAATCCTGTCCAAAGCTGATTCCTCCATCACCTTCCAGTACAAAGCTCAGAATGGTGTATGGGATGATGGATACGATGGTGTAACCAATCCGTTGGTGGTAGGTATTGAGAATGTAACCGGACAAATTGGTCTTCAGGTTTCAAACAATACCTATCCTACTCCGAACACAGCTGTTAAATTCTACTATCCTGCCACAGTGACCTATCAGGTAACCGATGTTCAGGCTGATGCCAACTTCAATTCTGAAAATGGTGGAATTTTTGCTGCTCTGAATTCTCCCATGACCCCGATGACCATTGTGAAGAATGTGGGTAATCAGGCCATCTCCGGTACTGTACAGTGTACTACTTCTGTGTTTCCGGCCGGAAGCCTTACTCCGGTTACCGGCTCTACTCTGAACACTACCTATACAGCAGGTCTGGCAGTAGGTCAGGAAGTTCAGGTTTCTCAGTCCAGCACTTACACGCCCACTGCTACTGGTTCTTTCTTCCTCAGAGGTCAGCTTTCCCTTACGGGCGATGCCACCACTGGAAACAACCGTGCTGAAACCGAAATGAATGTTGTGGACCTTGCCCAGGCCAGCGTTAAGTTGTCCTACGACCGTTTTGTCGATACATTCGATCAGACCCTGCACAGCATTTCCGGTTTCGGAAGCGGTAATGGTATCGGTATTTATTTCGAGCCACCCCTTTACGGTTCTCAGATTGATTCCGTTGAAATGTTTGTGATCACTACCTCTGTACCCAGTGATTTCACCATCAACATGTACAAGAATGATGGCGCTCCCGGTGCTGGTACCAATTTGGGTACTGTAACCATTGCTGCTGCCAATCTTCCTGCCAACGCCGTTGTTCGGGTTCCTGTTCCGGTTACTCCTGCTATTCAGCTGAATGCCGGTGAAGGTGTTTATGTTTCTTTCGTTCAGGGTGGTGACTCTACCTACCTGGTTACGGACCTTCAGCCTCCCTTCTCTTACCGTTCTTATGAAGTTCTGTTTGGAAACTGGGCTTCTCATCGTAGCCGTTCCACTGAGGATCCTGTTATTCGTCTGATTACTTCCAGCTACCGCGTTTCTAATGATGCTCAGGTAAATGGCAATGTTTCGGGTCTGGGTCAGAACTATCCGAACCCCGCTGCCAACACTACCCGCATTGAGTTTGAACTGGCCACTGGCGGAAATGCTGAGTTCTCTGTTTCCAATATTCATGGCCAGGTTGTTGAAACCCGGTCTTTGGAAAGCCTGAATTCCGGTACTCATTCTTTGGATCTTGATTTGACTAACTACGCTTCCGGTATCTATTTCTACACATTGAAATCCGGAAATGGTAAAATGACGCGTAAAATGACTGTGGCTCACTAA
- a CDS encoding 2-oxo acid dehydrogenase subunit E2 translates to MAIVEMVMPKMGESIMEGTILKWNKKVGDAIDQDESVLEIATDKVDSEVPAPVGGKITQLLAEEGQTVAVGTVIALIETADAAGGATVAAPAPAAVVPSSNGAAVPAAVQAVEQQVAQAVAILDKPASGRFYSPLVLNIAREEKISMDELDRVPGTGSEGRVTKKDILAYIQSRGAAPAPAAIPVAAPASASKPVSAPASSSGGNLIEIKPKSYSFSGEMEIVEMDRMRKIIAENMVYSKHVSPHVTSFVEADVTNLVLWRERNKKEFEKKYGEKLTFTPMIMEALVKAIRELPNINISVEGTNILYKKNINIGMAVALPSGNLIVPVIKNADRLNLTGLAAAVNDFANRARINKLSPDDLSDGTYTLTNVGTFGNVMGTPVILQPQVAIMAAGAIRKKPAVIETPAGDTIGIRQFMFLSHSYDHRVVDGMLGGTFVRKVADYLESWDLNREV, encoded by the coding sequence ATGGCAATTGTAGAAATGGTTATGCCCAAAATGGGCGAAAGTATCATGGAAGGCACCATCCTCAAGTGGAATAAGAAAGTTGGGGATGCAATCGATCAGGACGAGTCTGTACTCGAAATCGCTACCGACAAGGTAGATTCTGAAGTGCCAGCTCCGGTTGGTGGAAAAATCACTCAGTTACTGGCAGAAGAAGGTCAGACCGTAGCGGTTGGTACCGTAATCGCACTGATTGAAACTGCTGATGCCGCTGGCGGTGCTACTGTTGCTGCGCCTGCTCCTGCCGCTGTTGTGCCTTCCTCGAACGGGGCTGCGGTTCCTGCTGCGGTTCAGGCTGTCGAGCAGCAAGTGGCACAGGCCGTCGCTATTTTGGATAAGCCTGCATCCGGAAGATTTTATTCTCCCCTGGTATTGAATATAGCCCGGGAGGAAAAAATATCCATGGACGAACTGGACCGAGTACCGGGAACAGGATCTGAAGGCCGGGTAACCAAGAAAGATATTCTGGCATATATTCAAAGCAGAGGCGCTGCGCCTGCACCAGCTGCTATTCCAGTAGCCGCACCAGCATCGGCCTCCAAACCGGTATCTGCTCCGGCCTCCTCCAGTGGAGGTAACCTCATTGAAATCAAGCCTAAATCCTATAGTTTCTCCGGGGAAATGGAGATTGTGGAGATGGACCGTATGCGCAAGATTATTGCCGAGAATATGGTCTATTCCAAGCATGTTTCTCCTCATGTTACTTCCTTCGTAGAGGCGGATGTGACCAACCTCGTGCTCTGGCGGGAGCGTAACAAAAAAGAGTTTGAGAAGAAATACGGAGAAAAACTCACCTTCACCCCCATGATTATGGAGGCACTGGTGAAAGCCATCCGGGAATTGCCCAATATCAACATCTCTGTTGAGGGTACCAATATCCTCTACAAGAAAAATATCAATATCGGAATGGCAGTTGCCCTTCCCTCCGGAAATCTGATTGTACCGGTAATCAAAAATGCCGATCGCCTGAACCTGACGGGTCTGGCGGCAGCGGTGAACGATTTTGCCAACCGGGCACGGATTAACAAACTTAGTCCCGATGATTTGTCGGATGGCACTTATACGCTGACCAATGTGGGTACCTTTGGGAATGTGATGGGTACCCCGGTCATTTTACAGCCTCAGGTGGCCATTATGGCAGCCGGGGCCATCCGAAAAAAACCTGCGGTTATTGAAACTCCAGCGGGAGACACCATCGGTATCCGTCAGTTTATGTTCCTGTCTCACTCTTACGATCACCGGGTGGTAGATGGCATGCTGGGCGGAACCTTTGTTCGCAAAGTAGCCGATTACCTGGAGTCCTGGGATTTGAACCGGGAAGTATAA
- a CDS encoding competence/damage-inducible protein A, with protein MVTVALLPIGEELLSGAVTDTNSSWIAARLKSCGFQVRYKHTTGDVSADILQSLESLTARASIVIMTGGLGPTRDDVTKRVLLQWSGSEWVRDEATYARIRKYMEARGRTVNELNATQADVPSRARVLPNYQGTAPGLWLEKDGKIVISLPGVPYEMKALMDQQVLPLLQQRFETPVVLEKILHTGGIPESELALQLKSFEEQLPEGIQIAYLPEPGLVKVKLTLSSLRENQAVAEQFLQDQAERAARIIGPEVYARDQETLEEEIFQLLKAGGKTIAFAESCTGGAISARLVQVPGISAVLKGSVVSYSNEVKMALLGVLPATLQAHGAVSRETAMEMAAGVRKLCESDYAVSVTGIAGPDGGSETKPVGTVWIGVASEGKTEAFPFLFEQNRSRNIQRATLAALLLLRKKHLGILGDAAN; from the coding sequence ATGGTTACTGTTGCCTTATTGCCCATAGGCGAGGAATTACTTTCCGGCGCCGTTACAGATACAAACTCCTCCTGGATTGCTGCCCGGCTGAAAAGTTGCGGATTTCAGGTACGGTACAAGCATACAACCGGAGATGTGTCAGCAGATATTTTGCAGAGTCTGGAAAGCCTGACAGCCCGCGCCAGTATTGTCATCATGACCGGAGGGCTGGGGCCTACCCGGGATGATGTGACCAAAAGAGTGTTGCTGCAGTGGAGTGGATCGGAATGGGTGCGGGATGAGGCTACCTATGCCCGCATTCGAAAGTATATGGAGGCCCGGGGTCGCACCGTAAATGAACTCAATGCCACCCAGGCAGATGTGCCATCCCGTGCCCGAGTCTTGCCCAATTATCAGGGAACTGCACCGGGCTTGTGGCTGGAAAAAGATGGAAAAATCGTGATTTCCCTGCCCGGTGTACCCTATGAAATGAAAGCCCTGATGGATCAGCAGGTTTTGCCCCTTTTACAGCAGCGTTTTGAGACGCCCGTAGTACTGGAAAAGATCCTGCACACCGGAGGCATTCCAGAGTCAGAGCTGGCGCTTCAATTGAAGTCATTTGAAGAGCAGTTGCCCGAAGGCATTCAGATAGCTTATTTACCTGAACCCGGTCTTGTGAAGGTGAAACTGACCCTTTCCTCACTCAGGGAAAACCAGGCAGTGGCAGAGCAATTCTTACAGGACCAGGCAGAGCGGGCAGCCCGGATTATCGGGCCGGAGGTATATGCACGGGATCAGGAAACCCTGGAGGAAGAGATTTTCCAATTGCTGAAGGCAGGGGGAAAAACAATTGCCTTTGCCGAGAGTTGTACAGGTGGTGCCATCAGCGCCCGTCTGGTGCAGGTGCCCGGTATTTCAGCCGTACTGAAGGGGAGCGTGGTGTCGTATTCCAATGAGGTCAAAATGGCGCTGCTGGGAGTTCTTCCCGCAACCCTGCAGGCGCATGGGGCAGTATCCAGAGAAACAGCCATGGAAATGGCAGCCGGAGTGCGGAAATTATGTGAGAGTGATTATGCTGTTTCGGTAACGGGAATTGCCGGTCCGGACGGGGGGAGTGAAACCAAACCCGTCGGAACGGTATGGATTGGGGTGGCATCAGAGGGGAAAACCGAGGCATTTCCTTTCCTTTTTGAGCAAAACCGGAGTCGGAACATCCAGCGGGCCACCCTGGCGGCTTTACTGCTGTTACGCAAAAAACACTTGGGCATCTTGGGGGATGCCGCTAATTAA
- the bioD gene encoding dethiobiotin synthase encodes MQERIFVTGIGTGVGKTVISSILTCGLNAIYWKPVQAGRDPETDTETVKRLTGRLEHFFLPEFKILQAPESPHAAARKEGIHLSIQDIILPEPGNLPLVVEGAGGVLVPINERETYRDLMMKWNIPVVLVSRFYLGSINHTLLSIEALRSRNIPIKGIVFNGEHNPESERVIVGLTGIRVLGRVPQEENPQPHWVQNAFSRYMNWDGE; translated from the coding sequence ATGCAGGAACGCATTTTCGTTACCGGTATCGGAACGGGTGTAGGCAAAACTGTTATTTCATCTATTTTGACTTGTGGCCTTAATGCCATTTACTGGAAACCCGTTCAGGCAGGGAGAGACCCTGAAACCGATACAGAAACGGTGAAAAGATTGACCGGCAGACTGGAACATTTTTTTCTTCCTGAATTTAAAATCCTTCAGGCTCCGGAATCCCCGCATGCCGCAGCACGGAAGGAAGGTATTCACCTCAGCATCCAGGATATCATACTTCCCGAGCCGGGAAATCTCCCCCTCGTGGTGGAAGGAGCTGGAGGGGTACTGGTGCCCATTAACGAAAGGGAAACCTACCGAGACCTGATGATGAAGTGGAATATCCCAGTGGTATTGGTTTCCCGGTTTTACCTGGGCTCCATCAACCACACCCTGCTTTCCATAGAAGCACTCCGCAGCCGGAATATCCCCATCAAGGGCATTGTATTCAATGGAGAACACAATCCGGAATCCGAGCGGGTTATTGTGGGTCTGACCGGTATACGGGTTTTGGGCAGAGTTCCACAGGAAGAGAATCCCCAGCCTCATTGGGTTCAGAACGCCTTTTCCCGGTATATGAACTGGGACGGGGAATAA